The Flammeovirga pectinis genomic interval TATTTATTATGGAAGTATCGATTGATCAAAAATCGGGATATTGCTTTGGTGTTGAGTTTGCCATTCAAATGGCAGAAGAAGAAATGGATGAGTCTGGTAAGTTATATTGCCTAGGTGATATTGTTCATAATAGCATGGAAGTTAAGCGTTTGCGTGATAAAGGACTTGTAATAATTGATCGTGAACAATTGGAGAATCTATACAATTGTAAAGTTTTAATTCGTGCTCATGGGGAACCGCCGGCAACTTATAAAACAGCAATTGAAAATAATATAGAGCTTATTGATGCTTCTTGCCCTGTAGTATTAAAATTACAAAACAGAGTAAAGAATGCCTACGATAAAACTGATGCAAAGGAAGGACAGTTAATAATTTACGGAAAACCAGGACATGCTGAAGTAATTGGGTTAACAGGTCAGACTGGAGATAACTGTATTATTGTATCATCCATTGAAGACTTAGAGAAAGTTGACTTTAAAAGACCTATTACTTTATTCAGTCAAACTACGAAAAGTACTAAAGGCTTTTATGAGTTGAAGGCTGAAATAGAAAAGCGTGTAGATGCTGAACATGGCGAAGATGCTCATAAAGAATTATTCAACGCCAATGATAGTATTTGTCGTCAGGTTTCTAATCGTGAACCACAGATGGTGAAATTCTCGGGCGAGATGGATGTAA includes:
- a CDS encoding 4-hydroxy-3-methylbut-2-enyl diphosphate reductase; this translates as MEVSIDQKSGYCFGVEFAIQMAEEEMDESGKLYCLGDIVHNSMEVKRLRDKGLVIIDREQLENLYNCKVLIRAHGEPPATYKTAIENNIELIDASCPVVLKLQNRVKNAYDKTDAKEGQLIIYGKPGHAEVIGLTGQTGDNCIIVSSIEDLEKVDFKRPITLFSQTTKSTKGFYELKAEIEKRVDAEHGEDAHKELFNANDSICRQVSNREPQMVKFSGEMDVIIFVSGKKSSNGKALYNVCLKNNPRSYFVENEQEINLDWINPNDKVGISGATSTPMWLMEQVKSYLEANTSAITV